Within the Marinitoga litoralis genome, the region CATCATTATGTTTTTCAGTACCTGTTAAAAAGTAACTAATAGGATCCATTGAACCTATATAATTCATAACTCCATCCCAAGATAGATTTTCAATCCATTCTTTTGGGGATTCATAATCTTCCGCAAAAATTATTGCATCTTTATTAGCTCTTTTTACTATAGTTCTAAAATATCTCCAAAATGTTTTATTAACATTTTTATTTTTTCCTAAATCTCTAGCGACATCTAATCTCCAACCATCGGCATTAAATGGTTCTGTTACCCACTTTTTCCCTATTTCTGAAATATATTTCCAAAGCAACATTGTTTTATCATAATTTAATTTAGGCAAAGATTTATATCCCCACCATCCTTCATATTCACCATTATTCCAATAGAAATACTCAGATTCAGGAGAGTTTGGATCATTAACCACTCCAACATCTTTTCCATATACATTATATTCGTTTACCCATTTATGATATGAACCACAATGATTAAATACACCATCTAACACTATTCTTATATTTCTTTTATGTGCTTCTTCAACTAATTTAGCAAAAAGTTTATCACTTTCAATTAAATTCTTTTCTGATGTTGTTCTTACCTTATACTTTTCATTTAAATCATCTGTATCTTCTACAATAACCCCTAAATGCGGATCTATATGTTCATAGTCTTGAGTGTCATATTTATGAGGACTAGGAGAAACAAAAATCGGATTTAAATAAATTACTTCTATACCTAATTCTTGTAAATAATCCAATTTGTCAATTATACCTTGCAAGTCTCCTCCATAAAATTCTTTATGGCCTTTTGTTGGATGAGGTAATTCGTTCCATTCTTTTTTTATAATAGGCTCACCATCATATATGTATTCTCCATTTACGGGATCATTTGATGTATCACCATTATTGAATCTATCTGGAAAAATTTGATAGTAAACTGCTCCTATTGCCCAATCAGGGACCTCAAAATCTGGTATAATTACAAAATCCTCAATATGCCTATTTTCTACAATTCCTTGAGAATCATATTTTATTGTTCTATTTTCTTTTAAAAAATCAATCTCAAAATGGTATCTTACAAATCTTTCAGTTAAAGTAAATTTCGTTGAATAATACCAAAAATATTCATTTTCATGTTCTAAATGCATATTCGTATGTTTATATCTATGAGCATTTTTTTTAGTTGCTAAATATAACTTACCTGAAACTTCACCATATTTTTTTGGTATTCTTATTTTTATAGTAATTTCATCACCAATTTTTGGATTAGTGGGATTTAAAAAATTGTTACTTTGGTCGGAATATATTCCGAATATCATATAATCATCCTCCATTTAATTCATTAAGCTCGTTATTTATTTCAATTTCTCTTTTTGTAATTTCTTCAAGCTTATGTTCTAAAAGTTCTTTTTCATTTTGTAATTCTACTAGCTTTTGATAATTTTGAGAATACGTAATCATTAAATTTTCAATATTTTCAATTTCAATAATTATTTTTTCAAATTCATTTTCAAGCTTTTCCTTTTCCCTTTCTAATGATTTTATTCTATTTTTTATTTTCTTAGCCCTTTCATAATCTACATTTTCATTATTTTCTTTTTTTAATTTAAAAGATTCTTTTAATAAAATAGGAAAAAGGTTTTCAAAATTAGAAAACTCTGATAATTTACTATCATTAATTAAGAAATATCTATCTGATAAACTTGTAATTAATTTTTCATCATGAGAAACCATTATTATAGAACCTTTGAATTCTTTTAATGTTTCTTCTAATGTTTGAACTGTAAATATATCTAAATGGTTTGTTGGCTCATCTAATATTAAAACATTTGGTTTTTGCAATATCAACTTAGCCAAAGCTAATCTTGTTAACTCTCCTCCACTTAATGTTTCTACATCTTTAAATACAGAATCTCCAGAAAAACCAAATCTACCTAAATATTTTCTTACTTCAAAATCTTGCCAATCAGGAACTTCCTTCCAAATAATATCCATTACGTTTAAGGATTTATTTAATGAAGAAATAACTTGATCAAGATAACCTATTTTAATATTATATCCCCATTCTATTGTACCCTTATTAGGTGTCAATTTACCCATCAACAATTTTAATAATGTTGATTTACCACTACCATTTTTACCAAGAATTGTTATTTTTTCTCCTTCATTAATCTCAAAATTTATATTTTTTAATATCTCCTTATTATCATCATATTTGAAATTTAAATTTTTTACAGTTATAACTTTATACCCTGTCCTAGTTGGTTCTGGAATTTTAATTTTTATAACTTGTTGTTCTGCCAAAGAATCTATTTCTTCATATTCTTTAATTATTTTATCCCTAAGCATTTCTCTGAATTTAGCTTGTTTCATCATTTTTTCAGTTCCCCATTTTCGGAAACGCTCTATCATTTCATTTAACCTTTTTATTTCTTTTTCTAAATTCTTCTTCCTATTAGTTACATTAATTAACATATTTTCTCTAAGATTTAAATATTGATCATAATTTCCAGGGAAATCCCATACTTTGAAGTTATTAATTTCCCAAAATCTATTAGCCAATTCTTTTATAAACTTTCTATCGTGCGAAACAAATATTAAAGCCCCTTTGAAATTTTTCAAATAATTTATTAGCCAATTAATAGAATATATATCTAAATGGTTAGTAGGTTCATCTAATATTAAAAGATTATAATCTCCTGCTAAAACTCTACCTAATGCTAACCTTGTTAATTCACCACCACTAAGCGATTTTATTTTTCTATTCCATTCATTTTCTTCAAATCCCATACCCTTTAGTACTGATCTAACTAATTTATTCTTCATTTCATCATTTATATTTCTTTCAATTTCTTTTAATACATATTCAAATAACGATAAATCCATTTCATCTGCTCTAAATTGTTTTAAATATCCTAATTTTAAATTCTTTGTTCTTAGTACATTCCCTTCTAAAGGCTCTATTTCTCCATTTATTATTCTTAAAAGTGTTGTTTTCCCAGAACCATTTGGCCCAATTAATGCTATTCTATCATTTTCGTAAACAGACAAATTGACATCATAGAAGATGTCTTGATTTCCAAAATTATGAGAAACATTTTCTATTTTAAAAAACATTTTGTCACCTCAACGATAATACTTAAACGATATTATATAAATTGATTATAACATTAAAATTATTACATTAAGATTATAACATCAATATTTTAAATTTAAAAACACCTAAAAAATATTTATTTCCTTCAACTGGTAACCATGAAGGATCAAATTTAAAAAAATCATTTAATTTAATGATTTTTATATATCCTCCACCTTCAATTGGTCCTGTATGATATATTAAGTATGGTTCATTTTCATATACTATATAAATCATTAAATGATATGGAAAATCTGGATCTTCCGGATGAAAAAAAGCTAGTATATCTCCAGATTTAGCCTTTCTAATATCTTTTGTAACAAAATCCATATTAAATTCTATTAAATACCTTGCTGTAACAAATTCCGAAAAATCCTTTTCTACATTTTTAATATCAAACATTCCATTATTTTTTCTAAAAATTTTTACTCCTAAAAAAGGTATATTAGGATAATTATATCTCAAATCTTCAAATATAGGTCCATTATAATTATTTTCAGCTAACCATCTTGCATTGTGTTTCTTTAACGTTTCTTTATATGCAAATCTTATTAAACCAGCACAATCATTATAATTATTAGGTAAATTGTTTTCAATAGCAGTATTAATAACAATGTTAGTAAACCAATTTCTAAAAATAATACTTTCCTCTTCAGCTAATTCCAAAGAATCCTCAAATCCATTTAAATTCTTATCTAAGGGGATATATTCTTTTTTACATCCATATAGAAATAATAATATTATTATGAAGGCAATAAAAAATTTTTTCATTTTAAAAACCCATTTTTTCTATATATATTTCTTGATATTCATAATTCATATTAAAATAATTAGTTAAATAATAATGGTATAATTCATGAATAATTGTATTTCTAAATATATTTAGTCTTTTTAATACATAAAAAGGTTCTGTAATTATAATATTTTCTTCTGGAATATATATTGCTGCTTTTGAATACTGCTGACCGGTAAGAAAATTATATTCATATAATGAATCTGTTTCAATGATAATTACTTCGAATTTTTCATTGAAATAATAGTTCAAATCCAAATCATATGGATATATATGAACCTTATACCCAAAAACAAATAAATTAATTATCAATAATATTAATATCAATAATTTTCGAGCTTCCATATACCCCACTCCAATACATTGAATAACCTACTGTGTGTAAAAGTTTATATTTCCCTATAGCTGTTGGTTTCCAATAATAATCAAATGTTCCTTCTTTATAACCATTAGCAAAAAACGATATCTTATTATTATTTATCTGATAAGAACTATACCAATAATTCCAACTATCATACCAATTATAATAGAATTTATAAGATGGTTTAATTGTGTTTTCATTATAATTAGTAAGTATTTGAGATGCACCTATAAAAGGATCTTCAAATATTAAATATGCTGGTATTTTAGATTTAAAGTGTATCTTTGTTTTTATAAAATCGGATAAATGTATATTATGTTGTCCGTTTATAAATGTAATTTCAAATTTTCCATAACTAGATAATGGAATAGCGTTTCCTTCAAATTTTACTGTACCATAGTATATATTTTTATCTAATATTCTAGACGAGCTTATAGGTAAAACATATTCTAACTTTTCTTCGCTAAATTTATACATTGAATCTCCAAATAAATAAATTTCACCGTCAAATGTATCAACATGATAGATATTTTTACTTAATTCAATAACCTTATCGCCTATTATTAAATTATTATTTTTTAATACTACTACACTATTATTTAATATTGCAAAATCAATTATATTTTCATCTATCTTTTTATTTGATATTATTTCGAACAATCCTTTAGAAGTATGAATATATATTTTATTATTTATAGCTCTTAAAGAATATGGATAACCATAACTTTGTCCGTTTATAATCATTTCACCTTTATTAATTTCAATGAATATATTATATAATTGAAACTTTTCATCTTTCCCTTTGTATAACCATATATATTCATTACCTCTTTTTTCTAAATTATTAATAGGCAATATTTTTACTTTTTCAGGAATAAAATTTTTATTCAATGGCATAAATATATCAACTAAATGCTTTTTATTTTCTTGAGAGACAATCATAGGATAATTTTTATATAGTGTTTTTTCTATTTTTATTCCATTGTCTATAGATTCCTTATCTATTATTTCTTTTTCAATTATCTTCATATTATTTATTTTTAAATTTGCAAAATCTAATAATGCTATATTTACCCTAGCTTTATCTTTTGTTGAATGCCATTTATTTAACAAAAGATATTTTAATACTTTAAATGATAAATTTTTTTCATCTTTTTGAGATAACAGTTTTAATAACCAAGAATTCAATTCTATATGACTTATAAAATAATCATTATTATATTCTAAATAAGCTAAATCATTTAATACTTTTATTTTAGATTTTAGCTTATTATATGCATCCTCATCAAAGAAGGCTAAAAACAACAAATCAAAATCATTTTCTGGTTCAATATTAATATCTATATTATATAAATTTAAAACATACCAAACATAACCTTTATAATTTGATTTTGAAAATTCCCCTTTTAAAAATTTTAATCCATTCTCAATAACTTTTTTATCAATTATATTTTTATCAATAGCAATATTAGAATTATTTATATAATAAAATAATTCTAATACGTACGAGGTTATATATGTATCTGATTTATCATTAGGCCACCAACCCCAGCCACCGTCTTTATTCTGATATTTATATACTCTATATATAACATCATTTAGTTTTAATCCATTATAACTATTTAAGACTCCAGATATAACAGAAGATACAGTTTGTTCAGCACAATAATATGGATATTCTAATAACTCTTCTATATTATTATTTATAACATCATTTATATCAAAAATAGATCCGTCTTTACTTTGTATAATTTCTTTTTCATTTCTTTTTAAAATCTCATCGTAAACTTTGAAATTCAATTTAACAACATCTTTTTCAAAATCAAATACAATTGGATATACCCCTTCATTATTTGTTTTTATTGTGAATTTAATAATATTATTAGAGTTTTGTTTTACATTTATAATACCTGTTTTAGGATAAATATCCAAATCGCTATTTATATTAAAGTTTATCTTTATATCATTTTTTGTATTATTATATGCTACTAATGGAAACTCAAAATAATCACCTTTAACCGCAAATTGTGGTAATATTGGCCTTATATAAAAATCCTTTGTCGATATATAGTTTTCTTTTATAGTCCCAACTCTACTATTTGATACTCCATTTATTGTTATTCTAAATGAAGTAATTGTGTCGGGATTTTTAAAAGAAATTTTTGCATAACCATTTTTTGTTTTAATAGAAGGTAACCATAATGCAGTATCAGGGAAAAACTCTCTAGTATTTGATTTTTGAGAATTTACAGCTTTGGTAGAAGCCAAAATATTTTTTGAAGTAGGTAAACTTGCTCTAGAAAAATAAAAAAAGTATTTATTAGAAGTATCAATAATAATTTCAGGATTGTATAACTCAGGATATACAATTTTTTCAAAATCAAAATTATTATCAACTAATCCAAAAATAGATTCATCTACAACAGATATAGTATATTCGGCATCTTCTGATGAAAAAACTTCCAAATCTACAGTTTCTTTTGGATTATATACATCTTTTGATAATTTAATAGAAAATTTCAGATTTCTGTTTTTACCTACATCTATTTTTTCAATTCCTTTTATTATTTTATGATTTTCTATGTAAAAATAAACAATAAATATGTTATTTTCTAAAATCAAATCAGGAATTTTTAATATTTTTCCTTCATCATATAATTTTCTACCGCATAAAAATGCATAACCATTAAAATCTATTAATTTTATTTCATTGTTATCTATAGTGTAATTTATCTTTTCTCTTTCTTGAAGGTGTTTTGAAGTATATGTGTATACATAAGTATAAGAATCATTATAAGAAAGTTTTATTTTATATGATCCTTCTTGATTAATTAAAAGAGGTATATTAAAGTTAGTTTCAAAAGGAATTGAAGAGGAAAATACTATATTATCTAATTCATCAAAAAGTTCTACTTTAATATTTCCAGAAACACCATTACCATTTATATCAGTTACACTACCTGATACGGTAAATTCCTTATCAATTTTACTTTGATAATAATAATTATTTGTTTTAATTAGATAATTTCCGCTATATATTTTAACTGATATCTCATCTTCCATTTGCCTTTGACTTTCATCTATTGTTATTATTTGTAAAACATAATATCCATTGTGATCATTTTGTACTTTTATTGGAAGAACAATTTTCCCATTTTTATCAGTGAATGAAATCCCCTGATATATTAAATTTTGATTATTAGAATTTAATGGATAATATCTAATATAATATGCAACTTGAGCATTACTAACTGGTTCCTCATTATAATATTTTAATTGAACCATATAGTTTATTATTTCATCTGAAAAATAATATTCTTTATCTGAACTTAGTGAAATTACATAATCTGGTTTAATATAATTTTGAACATAAAAACCAAAATATTCTTCTTCACCATTAAATGATGCTATTAGAGAATAATATCCTACTGGCAATTCTTTATTTAATATATAATCAAAATACCCTCCACCAAATTCATCTGTGTTTATTTCTTCATTAAATAATTCCAAATCCGATAGACCTTTTAATTTCAACGAAACTTTCCCGTTCTTTTTTGGAGAGTATATATTTTCATCTGCTTTAAAAATATGTATTTTTACATGCAAAGTATCCCCAGGTTTATATATTGGCTTATCAGTTATAATAACAATTTTATTATCTGTATATGTTTTATACGGTTTATATATATCTTTAATTGCATATGAATTATTTTTTATCGCAACAATTTTTTTTAGATTATATATCTTAATATTTAACTCGTAAACATCTGTATATTTATATATTTGGTTATTATTATCAATTAAAAAAATATCAGTATTATCTACATTTTCTTTCTTTAAATCAATAATTTTTATTTTTAAATTTTGACCATCATATATAGTAATAAAATCTATAGATTTTACTATTACTATGTTATAATATGTAGTTTCTTTACCCTCTAATTCAAGTAAATAAACACCCTCGTTTTTTATTTTTTCATAATATGTATTATTTTTAAATTCAATTTTTTTAGAATATAATAATTCTTTTTTTAATTCATCAATTCTTTTTTCGTGATAGAATATATCCATCGGATCAATAACATTATATACTTTTAACAAAATATCCTTTTCTTCATACCCTCTAATTTTTATATCCTCCCCCGGATATAATTGTGTATTTTCAATATACACATATGAAAAAATATTAATAATCAATATCAAAAACAAAAATATTATAATAAATCTCTTCATTTAATCACCTAGATTTATTTTTATATTCATACATCCTTTTATCAGCAATTTCAATTAATAAATCAACATTTTCTCCATCATCTGGAAATACTGAAATACCATAACTTGATGAAATATTAATTTTTAATTTTTCAAACACAAATGGATCTTCTAATGACTTTTGAATTTTCTCAATTACTTTTTTAGCTCCAGCATAATCAGCATTATTTAAAACAACAATAAATTCATCTCCGCCTATTCTAGCAAAAATATCGCTCTCTCTTATAACGCTAGAAACTTTTTTAGTAAAAAACTTTAAAACTTCATCACCAACATTATGTCCATATTTATCATTAAATGTCTTAAATTTGTTAATATCCATATATATAAAAGCTAGTTTCATAGAATTTCTCTTAGCTATTTTTATAATATCTTTTATTTTAATCATAAAAGCTTGCCTATTATATATTTTTGTTAAATAATCAAATTCAGCTGCTTGACGCAATTGTTTATTTGCTTGTATTTTCCACAATAAAAAATCTAGATTGGCTTTAATAATTTTTGCAAAATTAAATTCATAATTTTCAAATTTATTATCAAATGTATCTAATGTTATAGCACCATATAATTCTCCCTTAACCGTTAGAGGAATATATAATGTTTCTTTAATTTCGTTTATTTTCCCATATTTATCAAATATATCTTTTTCGCTTTTAGGATATGTATATTCTTTATTCCAATTTTCAACTAAAAAAGGTTCCAAAATATTCCTATCATTTAATTCGTTCTTTAACCTAACATCTGTAAAATGCTTTATATCATATCCATTCATTGCTTTATATTCATATTCTCCCTGATCATTCAAAAGAACAAATGCTCCTGCTTGAGCATGCGGAATTATTTCTACAAGATTATCTATAATAATTTTATATATATTTTCATCACTTTCACTATTTAATAATTTATTTGATAATTCAATAAACTCATTAATAAAAATATTTTCATATTCAATTCTTTCTAAATATTTTTTTTCTCTTGTTATATCAATCCCAGAAGAAATTACATAAACAACTTCATCATTTTCTATTATATAACTGTTTTTCCAGGATATAATTCTTTTTTCACCATCTTTAGTAATAATTTCATTTTCATAATTTTCTACATGCTTAATTTTACCGTTTACCATATCAATAAATACTTTTTTTATGTTTTCTTTTATATCTTCAGGTATAAAATTATCAAACCAATTCAATCCTAAAACTTCTGATTTACTTACGCCTAGTATTTCTAATGCTTTCTGATTAATATCTGATATGCATCCTTTTCTATCTAAAACCACATTTATTGTTGGAGACATATTAAAATAATTTTCAAACTTGCTTTTCTCAAAAGTTAAAGCTTGCTCTATTTTTTTTCTTTCAGTAATATCATAATCAATTTCTTGTATAATAAAACTATCTTTGAGTTTTATTGGTGAAACATGCGATTCCACCCATTTAACACCATCTTTTGATATAATTCTTTTTTCAAAAACTCTAATTAACTCATTATTTTCAATTGATTCATTTAATCTCTTTATAAGATCAATTTCTGATTCTGATAATAGAGAATAAAAAGATAAACCGATCATTTCATCAGGTGATTTAAAGCCGTATAATGTTGCAGCAGCTTTGTTAGCTTTTATTAAATTTAATTTCTTATCCCAATAAATAATAGCTTGATCTGAATAATTAAATAGGTTTTTGTATAAAGTATCTTCCATAACATCACCTACATTTAAGATATTTTACATATCTATTATATCAAAAAAACAAAATTAAAAAAAATGAATGGGATTTACCCATTCATTTTAAATTAAATACTTATGCCATTTCTAATGCTATTTTCATCATATTTGTGAATGATTTCATTCTTTCTTCACTTGTTGTTGCTTTCATAGTTACTAATGAATCAGAAACTGTTAATAAACATGCTGCATTTTTACCTGTCACCTTAGCATTTGCGAATAATGCAAATGATTCCATTTCAACAGCTATACAACCATAATTATCTCTGATCTTTTTATAATCTTCAAAATTTTGTCTGTAAAATACATCAGAACTATGAATTCTACCTTTATGAATAGGAATACTTAATTTTTTAGCAGCATCTTCTAATCTTTTATTTAAATCTTCAGATGGCTTTAAAATATTATCTTCTATTCCAGCCATAACTTTAGCATAGGTAGATTCACTATATGCATCTTCTACTAAAATAACATCATATAAATCAATATCTTCAGAATATGCTCCACATGATCCAACTCTTATAATATTTTGAACATCATAAAATTTAAATAATTCATATGAGTATATTCCAATACTTGGCATACCCATACCGCTTCCCATAACACTTATTTTTTTACCTTTATATGTTCCTGTATAACCAAACATATTCCTTACTTTATTAAATAAAATTGGATTTTCTAAAAAATTTTCAGCTATAAATTTAGCTCTTAAAGGATCTCCTGGCATAATAACTGTTTCAGCAATAATTCCTTTTTTATCAACTTCTATATGTGGTGTTGGTATCATTTTTATTCCTCCTTTTAGAAATTAACAATTCCATTATACTCTTATTAATTTAAATTCAAAAGAATAAAATTATAATTTCTTAAAATTTATGATAAAATATATGAGATATTGAATGAGAGGTGCTTATATGATTAGATTATTTTTTATGTTCTTTAAAATCTCCGCCTTAGCATTAGGCGGCGGTTATGCAATGATTCCTGTCATGCTTAAAAATTTAACTTCATATAATATTTTATCAGAAGAAGAATTTAAAGAAATCCTTTCTATAGCTCAAGCAATGCCAGGACCAATTGCTTTTAAAGTCTCTTGGTTAATAGGGAAAAAAATAAATGGCATAAAAGGCTCTTTAGTAACATCTCTAGGAGTATTAATTCCACCATTTTTTAGTATAGTATTAATAGCTACTATATTAAAAAAATATTCTAATAACAATTATGTTTTAGCATTTACAAGAGGTGCATATGCTTCTTTAGTAGGAATGGTTGCAGGAATTTTATATGATTTTATTAAAACCACCAAAACAAATATTTATGATATATTTATAATAATATTTTCAACCCTAATAATGTTTGTTTATCCCAAATATACAGTTATAGTATTTTTTTCCTCTATAATTTTATTCTATTTTTTAGAAAAAGGATATGGTAAAAATGCTTAAAATGA harbors:
- a CDS encoding chromate transporter → MIRLFFMFFKISALALGGGYAMIPVMLKNLTSYNILSEEEFKEILSIAQAMPGPIAFKVSWLIGKKINGIKGSLVTSLGVLIPPFFSIVLIATILKKYSNNNYVLAFTRGAYASLVGMVAGILYDFIKTTKTNIYDIFIIIFSTLIMFVYPKYTVIVFFSSIILFYFLEKGYGKNA